The proteins below come from a single Thermoleophilaceae bacterium genomic window:
- the otsB gene encoding trehalose-phosphatase, with protein sequence MSAPTAEKLAEILRPLTQAPRAAGVFCDIDGTLAPIVQRADDAKVPEATARLLATLGRRYGCVACISGRSVAESRRVVGVGGIAYAGMHGVEMLWPGATRPEMSQQVLGWADRVRGFVRDNDSRELRTLRVRIEDKGPIWAYHWRGAPDEDAARARVQELAGAAEEAGFHVHWGRKVLEVRPPLPIDKGQAVRGLVDHCSVRRVIFGGDDVTDLDAFEALDALVAEGRLEAAVRVGLQSDEGPPEIVERADLVVDGVDGFRAVLQALSES encoded by the coding sequence GTGTCCGCGCCAACCGCCGAAAAGCTCGCCGAGATACTCAGGCCGCTCACGCAGGCGCCGCGCGCGGCGGGCGTGTTCTGCGACATCGACGGCACGCTCGCGCCGATCGTGCAGCGGGCGGACGACGCGAAGGTGCCGGAAGCCACGGCGCGCCTGCTGGCCACGCTTGGCAGGCGCTACGGCTGCGTGGCGTGCATCTCGGGCCGCTCAGTGGCCGAGTCTCGGCGCGTGGTTGGGGTGGGCGGCATCGCGTACGCGGGTATGCATGGAGTGGAGATGTTGTGGCCCGGCGCAACCCGGCCGGAGATGAGCCAGCAGGTGCTCGGCTGGGCGGACCGCGTGCGCGGGTTCGTGCGGGATAACGACTCGCGCGAGCTGCGGACGCTGCGGGTGCGCATTGAGGACAAGGGGCCGATCTGGGCGTACCACTGGCGCGGCGCCCCCGACGAGGACGCGGCTCGGGCGCGCGTGCAGGAACTCGCCGGCGCCGCGGAGGAAGCAGGCTTCCACGTGCATTGGGGCCGCAAGGTGCTCGAGGTGCGCCCGCCGCTCCCGATCGACAAGGGGCAGGCCGTCCGCGGACTGGTGGACCACTGCTCTGTGCGCAGGGTGATCTTCGGCGGCGATGACGTGACCGATCTCGACGCGTTTGAGGCGCTCGACGCATTGGTGGCAGAGGGGCGGCTGGAAGCGGCGGTGCGAGTTGGGCTGCAGTCGGACGAAGGACCTCCGGAGATCGTCGAGCGCGCCGACCTCGTGGTGGACGGCGTGGACGGCTTCCGCGCGGTGCTTCAGGCACTCTCGGAGAGCTAA
- a CDS encoding sulfite exporter TauE/SafE family protein produces MSTGTIAATLAIGFAAGMSSGLLGIGGGILFVPGLVLILGESQLRAEATSLLAIIPVALVGSMQQKRHGNLRQRDALLIGVLSPIGVFGGVELANIVSQKLLSYLFAAMMLYFAFNLAKRAVAPR; encoded by the coding sequence TTGAGCACCGGCACGATCGCGGCGACGCTCGCGATCGGCTTCGCTGCGGGCATGTCGAGCGGGCTGCTCGGCATCGGCGGCGGCATCCTGTTCGTGCCCGGGCTCGTGCTCATCCTCGGCGAGTCACAGCTGCGCGCGGAGGCCACCTCGCTTCTCGCGATCATCCCGGTGGCGCTGGTCGGGTCCATGCAGCAGAAGCGGCACGGCAACCTCAGGCAGCGGGACGCGCTTCTGATCGGCGTCCTGTCCCCCATCGGCGTGTTCGGCGGCGTGGAGCTCGCGAACATCGTCTCCCAGAAGCTCCTCTCCTACCTGTTCGCCGCGATGATGTTGTACTTCGCCTTCAACCTCGCGAAGCGCGCCGTGGCCCCGCGCTGA
- the aceA gene encoding isocitrate lyase, producing the protein MATGRFKTARFDGVERPYSEEDVDRLRGSVQIENTLARIGAERLWELLQRDEPVRALGASTGNQAVQQVKAGIEAIYVSGWQIAADANNAGQMYPDQSLYPASSGPDVVRRINQALRRADEIAHAEGDDSTHWFAPILADGEAGFGGALNVFELTKAMIEAGAAGVHFEDQVASEKKCGHMGGKVLLPTSWAIRNLIAARLAADVAGVPTIIVARTDAQDAELLLSDVDESDQEFITGDRTSEGFHHVNCGIEQAIARGVAYAPYADLVWCETKEPDLEQAKRFADAIHAEHPHKLLAYNCSPSFNWKSHLSDEELLTFQKELGKMGYAFQFITLAGFHTLNYAMFDLARGYRERGMAAYADLQQREFASEEHGYTATKHQREVGAGYFDQVAQVIAGGEEVATAALTGSTEEAQF; encoded by the coding sequence GTGGCTACAGGAAGGTTCAAGACGGCACGCTTTGATGGCGTGGAGCGCCCGTATTCCGAGGAGGACGTGGACCGGCTCCGAGGGTCGGTGCAGATCGAGAACACGCTCGCCAGGATCGGCGCGGAGCGGCTGTGGGAGCTGCTCCAGCGCGACGAGCCCGTGCGCGCGCTGGGCGCCTCCACGGGCAACCAGGCGGTGCAGCAGGTGAAGGCTGGGATCGAGGCCATCTACGTGAGTGGCTGGCAGATCGCCGCCGACGCCAACAACGCGGGCCAGATGTATCCGGACCAGAGCCTTTATCCGGCGAGCAGCGGCCCCGACGTTGTCCGCCGCATCAACCAGGCATTGCGTCGTGCCGACGAGATCGCGCACGCCGAGGGCGATGACTCGACGCACTGGTTCGCGCCGATCCTGGCCGACGGCGAGGCAGGCTTCGGCGGTGCGCTCAACGTGTTCGAGCTCACCAAGGCGATGATCGAAGCGGGCGCGGCCGGCGTTCACTTCGAAGACCAGGTGGCCTCGGAGAAGAAGTGCGGTCACATGGGCGGCAAGGTGCTGCTGCCGACGTCATGGGCGATCCGCAACCTGATCGCGGCCCGGCTAGCGGCCGACGTTGCCGGAGTGCCCACCATCATCGTCGCCCGCACCGACGCGCAGGACGCGGAGCTCCTGCTCAGCGATGTGGACGAGTCCGATCAGGAGTTCATCACGGGCGACCGTACGAGCGAGGGCTTCCACCACGTGAACTGCGGCATCGAGCAGGCGATCGCCCGAGGTGTGGCGTACGCGCCGTACGCCGATCTCGTGTGGTGCGAGACGAAGGAGCCGGACCTCGAGCAGGCCAAGCGGTTCGCCGACGCGATCCACGCGGAGCATCCGCACAAGCTGCTCGCCTACAACTGCTCGCCGTCGTTCAACTGGAAGAGCCATCTCTCGGACGAGGAGCTGCTCACGTTCCAGAAGGAGCTCGGCAAGATGGGCTACGCGTTCCAGTTCATCACGCTGGCGGGCTTCCACACGCTCAACTACGCGATGTTCGACCTGGCGCGCGGTTACCGCGAGCGCGGGATGGCCGCGTACGCGGACCTGCAGCAGCGCGAGTTCGCGAGCGAGGAGCACGGCTACACGGCCACCAAGCACCAGCGCGAGGTGGGCGCGGGCTACTTCGACCAGGTGGCACAGGTGATCGCGGGCGGCGAGGAGGTCGCGACCGCCGCGCTAACCGGCTCGACCGAGGAAGCGCAGTTCTGA
- a CDS encoding FAD:protein FMN transferase yields MTASARWRAIGTTAEVFVTHERELPAARQILEEELDAIDLACSRFRDDSELARVNRAPGHWVEVSPLFLEALDAALGGARATEGDVDPTVGRALRVAGYDRDFAQLPAVRTGRVRFAPAPGWRLVQVDRRRPSVRVPRGVELDFGATAKALTADRAARRCADTLSGGALVNLGGDLAVAGPAPPGGWSVHVTENHEADFHSPGQTVSISSGGLATSSVAVRRWRNGDEPAHHIIDPSSGRPAAEFWRTVSVAAANCVAANVASTAAIVRGAAALPWLDSLRLPSRLVGLDGEVARVANWPAEARG; encoded by the coding sequence ATGACGGCATCCGCGCGCTGGCGAGCGATCGGCACCACGGCCGAAGTGTTCGTCACCCACGAGCGTGAGCTGCCCGCCGCCCGGCAGATCCTCGAGGAGGAGCTCGACGCGATCGACCTCGCCTGCAGCCGGTTCCGGGATGACTCCGAGCTGGCGCGCGTGAACCGCGCGCCCGGGCACTGGGTGGAGGTGAGCCCGCTGTTCCTCGAGGCGCTGGACGCCGCGCTCGGCGGGGCGCGCGCGACCGAGGGAGACGTGGATCCCACCGTTGGGCGCGCACTGCGCGTGGCGGGGTACGACCGTGACTTCGCCCAGCTTCCCGCGGTACGGACGGGACGGGTGCGCTTCGCGCCCGCGCCGGGCTGGCGCCTCGTGCAGGTGGATCGCCGGCGCCCGTCCGTGCGGGTGCCGCGTGGCGTGGAGCTCGACTTCGGAGCCACGGCCAAGGCCCTGACGGCCGACCGCGCCGCCCGCCGCTGCGCCGACACTCTGAGCGGCGGCGCGCTTGTGAACCTCGGCGGCGACCTGGCGGTGGCGGGACCCGCGCCCCCTGGTGGATGGAGCGTGCACGTGACCGAGAACCACGAGGCGGACTTCCACTCGCCGGGGCAGACCGTGTCGATCAGTTCGGGTGGCCTGGCCACGTCGAGCGTGGCCGTGCGGCGCTGGCGCAACGGGGACGAGCCGGCACACCACATCATCGACCCTTCGAGTGGACGCCCGGCCGCCGAGTTCTGGCGCACCGTGAGCGTGGCGGCCGCGAACTGCGTGGCCGCGAACGTGGCGAGCACCGCCGCGATCGTGCGCGGCGCGGCGGCGCTTCCGTGGCTCGACTCGCTACGCCTTCCTTCTCGCCTGGTTGGGCTGGACGGAGAGGTGGCGCGGGTCGCGAACTGGCCCGCCGAGGCGAGAGGTTGA
- a CDS encoding glucosyl-3-phosphoglycerate synthase, which produces MTAAERARPGPRTFHHSQFPAERLAAERTRSVWVCVPARNEERTVGGIVSDLVSLRELGAIDEVVVIDGGSTDSTVAIAESAGALVHQEAELLPEYGDVLGKGDAMWRALSVLEGDVVVYLDADSGGFGPHYACGLAGPLVCGDGRVEFVKAFYRRPFKVGDVSLPEGGGRVTELTARPLLKLFYPELAGFRQPLSGELAATRDLLTRLPFATGYAVEIAMLIDAWKEVGLDALAQVDIELRQNRHQPLSDLAPMADAVLRAVCVRLQREGRLHELDGDEIVERPPFIRTGQPPRQSRR; this is translated from the coding sequence GTGACCGCGGCCGAGCGGGCGCGGCCGGGGCCGCGCACGTTCCACCACAGCCAGTTTCCGGCGGAGCGTCTGGCGGCCGAGCGCACCCGCTCGGTGTGGGTTTGCGTGCCTGCGCGTAACGAGGAGCGGACGGTTGGCGGCATCGTGTCCGACCTCGTATCGCTGCGCGAGCTGGGCGCAATCGACGAGGTGGTGGTGATCGACGGCGGCTCCACCGACTCGACGGTGGCGATCGCCGAGAGCGCGGGTGCGCTCGTGCACCAGGAGGCGGAGCTCCTGCCGGAGTACGGCGACGTGCTGGGCAAGGGCGACGCGATGTGGCGCGCGCTGTCCGTGCTCGAGGGCGACGTGGTGGTCTACCTCGATGCCGACTCCGGAGGCTTCGGTCCGCACTACGCCTGCGGCCTCGCCGGCCCGCTCGTGTGCGGCGATGGCCGCGTGGAGTTCGTGAAGGCCTTCTACCGGCGGCCGTTCAAGGTCGGCGACGTGTCCTTGCCGGAGGGCGGCGGGCGCGTGACCGAGCTCACGGCTCGCCCGCTGCTCAAACTCTTCTACCCCGAGCTCGCCGGCTTCCGGCAGCCGCTGTCGGGCGAGCTGGCGGCCACGCGCGACCTCCTCACGCGACTGCCGTTCGCCACCGGCTATGCGGTGGAGATCGCGATGCTGATCGACGCGTGGAAGGAGGTGGGCCTGGACGCGCTCGCGCAGGTGGACATCGAGCTGCGCCAGAACCGCCACCAGCCGCTGAGCGACCTGGCGCCGATGGCAGACGCCGTGCTGCGCGCGGTGTGCGTGCGCCTCCAGCGCGAGGGGCGACTGCACGAGCTGGATGGCGACGAGATCGTCGAGCGCCCGCCCTTCATTCGTACAGGGCAACCACCGCGACAATCGCGTAGATAG
- a CDS encoding sulfite exporter TauE/SafE family protein, whose product MPRVSKRVVRLGVIGTVAGAFSGLFGIGGGTVMVPLLILWLAYEEREATGTSLAAIVIIAAFGALLNGVFGNVDLSKGLLIGIPAVFGVVAGTELQQRLPVRVLNGLFALLLVVSAALLVF is encoded by the coding sequence ATGCCCCGCGTGTCTAAGCGGGTCGTGCGGCTGGGAGTGATCGGCACCGTGGCCGGTGCGTTCAGCGGGCTGTTCGGCATAGGCGGCGGCACGGTGATGGTGCCGCTGCTCATCCTCTGGCTCGCGTACGAGGAGCGCGAGGCCACCGGAACGTCGCTGGCGGCGATCGTGATCATCGCTGCCTTCGGCGCCCTCTTGAACGGCGTGTTCGGGAACGTGGACCTGTCGAAGGGGCTGCTGATCGGCATTCCGGCGGTGTTCGGCGTCGTGGCCGGCACCGAGCTCCAGCAGCGGCTGCCCGTCCGAGTGCTCAACGGGCTGTTCGCGCTTCTCCTCGTCGTGTCAGCGGCCCTGCTGGTGTTTTGA